One Triticum dicoccoides isolate Atlit2015 ecotype Zavitan chromosome 5B, WEW_v2.0, whole genome shotgun sequence genomic window carries:
- the LOC119307189 gene encoding noroxomaritidine/norcraugsodine reductase-like: MAAAGVNREQRWSLAGATALVTGGSRGIGHAIVEELVGLGARVHTCSENAAELEESRRRWEEMKLPVTVSVCDVSVRAEREKLIETATQTFDGKLDILVNNVGRNLAKASVECTAEEYSHLMSTNLEAAFHLSQLAHPFLRDASIAGGGSIVNISSVASSLGYSTLAVYCISKGGVNQLTRSLAAEWAQDKIRVNSVAPGGINTELQKSVDPEIVENTLSRTPMHRLGEPVEVASMVSFLCMPAASYVTGQVIYVDGGRTISG, encoded by the exons atggcagCCGCTGGAGTTAACAGGGAGCAGAGGTGGAGCCTCGCCGGCGCAACCGCGCTGGTCACCGGAGGCAGCAGAGGAATTGG GCATGCAATCGTGGAGGAGCTTGTCGGGCTCGGGGCGCGGGTGCACACGTGCTCCGAGAACGCGGCGGAGCTGGAGGAGAGCCGCCGGCGGTGGGAGGAGATGAAGCTGCCGGTCACCGTCTCCGTCTGCGACGTCTCCGTGCGAGCAGAGAGGGAGAAGCTCATAGAGACGGCGACGCAGACCTTCGACGGCAAGCTCGACATACTA GTAAACAACGTGGGACGGAATCTGGCCAAGGCGTCGGTGGAGTGCACGGCGGAGGAGTACTCGCATCTCATGTCGACAAACTTAGAGGCGGCGTTCCACCTAAGCCAGCTCGCACACCCCTTCCTCCGAGACGCCTCCATCGCCGGAGGAGGCAGCATCGTTAACATCTCCTCGGTTGCAAGCTCACTTGGCTACTCGACCCTCGCAGTATACTGCATATCTAAAG GAGGAGTTAATCAGCTTACAAGGAGCCTTGCTGCGGAGTGGGCTCAAGACAAGATCCGTGTCAACTCCGTCGCTCCGGGTGGGATCAATACCGAGCTGCAAAAGAGT GTGGATCCGGAGATTGTAGAAAATACGTTGTCAAGAACTCCGATGCATAGACTCGGTGAGCCAGTGGAGGTGGCATCAATGGTGTCGTTCCTGTGCATGCCAGCAGCTTCCTACGTCACCGGCCAGGTCATCTATGTCGATGGAGGCCGAACCATCAGCGGCTAA
- the LOC119307191 gene encoding glycosyltransferase BC10-like: MAYASPYVLSFLLLLSMPAVYYLGPRLLLPRTLPAIPDADETEDLALFRRAVLLSAAPSAGAGAAASSFGVFGRRPQAPRPKVAFLFLTNSDLVFAPLWEKFFAGHHGLLNLYVHADPAANLTLPPTPSFRGRVIRGKATARASATLISAARRLLATALLDDPANRFFALLSQSCVPLLPFPALYRTLLTDNNAAGAGRHRRHRSFIEILDSEPTLHARYYARGDNVMLPEVPFDRFRVGSQFFVLARRHAVMVVRDRRLWNKFKAPCLVKEKDSCYPEEHYFPTLLDMQDPDGCTKYTLTRVNWTDAVGGHPHTYQPEEVSGDLIRELRKSNGTYSHMFARKFAPETLAPLMEIADSVILRD, from the coding sequence ATGGCGTACGCGTCGCCGTACGTGCTCTCGTTCCTGCTGCTGCTGTCCATGCCGGCGGTGTACTACCTCGGCCCGCGCCTGCTGCTGCCCAGGACGCTCCCGGCCATCCCGGACGCGGACGAGACGGAGGACCTCGCGCTCTTCCGCCGCGCCGTGCTCCTCTCGGCCGCGccctccgccggcgccggcgcggcggCCTCCTCCTTCGGCGTGTTCGGCCGCCGCCCGCAGGCGCCGCGGCCCAAGGTGGCCTTCCTCTTCCTCACCAACTCCGACCTCGTCTTCGCGCCGCTCTGGGAGAAGTTCTTCGCGGGGCACCACGGCCTGCTCAACCTCTACGTCCACGCCGACCCCGCCGCCAACCTCACGCTGCCGCCGACCCCGTCCTTCCGCGGCCGCGTCATCCGGGGCAAGGCCACGGCGCGCGCCTCCGCCACGCTCATCTCCGCGgcgcgccgcctcctcgccaccgCGCTCCTCGACGACCCGGCCAACCGCTTCTTCGCGCTGCTCTCCCAGTCCTGCGTCCCGCTCCTCCCGTTCCCCGCCCTCTACCGCACCCTCCTCACCGACAACAATGCCGCCGGcgccggccgccaccgccgccaccgcagctTCATCGAGATCCTGGACAGCGAGCCCACGCTGCACGCCCGCTACTACGCGCGCGGCGACAACGTGATGCTCCCGGAGGTGCCCTTCGACCGCTTCCGCGTCGGCTCCCAGTTCTTCGTGCTCGCCAGGCGGCACGCCGTCATGGTGGTCCGGGACCGGCGGCTCTGGAACAAGTTCAAGGCGCCGTGCCTCGTCAAGGAGAAGGACTCGTGCTACCCGGAGGAGCACTACTTCCCGACGCTGCTCGACATGCAGGACCCCGACGGCTGCACCAAGTACACCCTCACCAGGGTCAACTGGACCGACGCCGTCGGCGGCCACCCGCACACCTACCAGCCGGAGGAGGTCTCCGGGGACCTCATCAGGGAGCTCAGGAAGTCCAACGGCACCTACTCCCACATGTTCGCGCGCAAGTTCGCGCCCGAGACCCTTGCGCCGCTCATGGAGATCGCCGACTCCGTCATCCTCCGTGACTAG